Proteins encoded by one window of Rhodamnia argentea isolate NSW1041297 chromosome 6, ASM2092103v1, whole genome shotgun sequence:
- the LOC115748449 gene encoding protein TRIGALACTOSYLDIACYLGLYCEROL 3, chloroplastic isoform X2 produces MISMSGSLLLPLSLSSDSPRRVGFSFSRTSALDSRCSGQRNVVCGCMAPPTNLRSDGFSATEYDDPSKLGKMGIVREHKDDSDVLIECRDVHKSFGEKHILRGVSFKIRHGEAIGIIGPSGTGKSTVLKIIAGLLAPDKVFQSAALFDSLTVRENVGFLLYENSNMHEDKILELVTETLAAVGLKGAEDRLPSELSGGMKKRVALARSIIFDTTKDSIEPEVLLYDEPTAGLDPIASTVVEDLIRSVHLKGEDAVGMPGKITSYVVVTHQHSTIQRAVDRLIFLYEGKIVWEGMTHEFTSSANPIVRQFASGSLDGPIKY; encoded by the exons ATGATTTCCATGTCGGGTTCTCTGTTGCTACCTCTTAGTTTGTCCAGTGATTCTCCTCGGCGTGTTGGGTTTTCCTTTTCGAGGACGAGTGCCTTGGATTCGCGTTGCAGCGGGCAAAGGAATGTGGTTTGTGGGTGTATGGCCCCTCCTACGAACCTGAGAAGCGATGGATTTTCAGCAACCGAATACGAT GATCCAtcaaaattagggaaaatggGCATAGTCCGGGAGCACAAGGATGATTCAGATGTCCTTATTGAGTGTAGAGATGTGCACAAGTCGTTCGGCGAGAAGCATATATTAAGGGGTGTGAGCTTTAAG ATTAGACACGGTGAAGCTATTGGAATAATTGGTCCTTCTGGCACTGGGAAATCTACGGTTTTGAAGATTATCGCGGGACTACTTGCCCCAGACAAG GTATTTCAAAGTGCTGCACTTTTTGATTCCCTCACCGTTCGGGAAAATGTTGGTTTTCTATT ATATGAAAATTCCAACATGCATGAAGATAAAATCTTGGAGCTTGTGACAGAGACCTTGGCTGCTGTTGGATTGAAG GGAGCTGAGGATCGATTACCCTCTGAATTGTCTGGAGGGATGAAGAAACGTGTTGCTTTAGCTCGGTCTATTATTTTTGATACCACAAAGGATTCAATAGAACCAGAG GTACTCTTGTATGATGAACCAACAGCTGGGCTTGATCCTATTGCATCCACTGTGGTTGAAGATCTTATCCGATCTGTGCATTTGAAAGGTGAAGATGCAGTTGGAATGCCTGGGAAGATAACGTCATATGTGGTTGTCACTCATCAGCACAGCACCATCCAAAGAGCTGTCGACAG GTTGATTTTTCTTTACGAAGGAAAGATAGTCTGGGAAGGAATGACTCATGAGTTTACGTCGTCGGCAAATCCAATCGTTCGGCAG TTTGCTTCAGGAAGCTTGGACGGTCCAATTAAATATTAG
- the LOC115748443 gene encoding dynamin-related protein 4C-like codes for MEGHLVITSREPQPVPLSILQAPPIATSYNDRIRPLLDAVDKLRNLMVVKEGIPLPTIVVVGDQSSGKSSVLESLAGISLPRGQGICTRVPLIMRLHDQRQDETPDLHLEFNGKIVDIDDEDHVSDAIVAATNEIAGSSKGISNTPLTLVVKKDGVPDLTMVDLPGITRVPVHGQPENIYEQISEMIMEYIKPEESIILNVLSATVDFSTCESIRMSRMVDKTGKRTLAVVTKADKSPEGLQEKVLADDVNIGLGYVCVRNRIGDETYEEARREEAKLFDTHPLLSKIDKSIVGVPVLAQKLTQIQATIMAKSLPEIVRKINDKLNASVAELNRMPTTLSSVAEALTTFMRIMGSAKESLRKVLLRGEFDDYPEEKDMHCTARLTDMLNKYYDELQKCPENDPRTNFLVEELEVLEEAKRIGLPNFLARSSFLILLQRKLKAISSMPLAFGVRAWDYIEGIVIRELTRHTENYPQLQPWMRRAATDLINKMREKTANRMTEIVEMEKLTAYTCDPQYLSEWTKLMTQQTPFMQVINDEYKSTVMVLEGIGRVDVRHLRDHKQLVQDAFDLKMRMTAYWNIVLRRFVDSMALYLPFSVHNLVNKEMEMEIVGELIGPNGRGLIERMLEEAPSVAAKRERLSRSIKLLRESAAVVAKITDRIATDGDYSD; via the exons ATGGAAGGTCACCTAGTTATTACCAGCCGTGAACCCCAACCCGTACCCCTTTCCATCCTCCAGGCGCCGCCGATAGCCACCTCCTACAACGACCGGATCCGCCCCCTGCTCGACGCGGTTGACAAGCTCCGTAACCTCATGGTCGTGAAGGAGGGCATCCCGCTCCCCACCATTGTCGTTGTCGGCGACCAGTCCTCCGGCAAGTCGAGTGTCCTCGAGTCCCTCGCCGGCATCAGCCTGCCGCGGGGGCAGGGCATCTGCACGCGTGTCCCACTTATCATGCGGCTCCACGACCAGCGTCAAGATGAGACCCCCGACCTCCACCTCGAGTTCAACGGCAAGATCGTGGACATCGATGATGAGGACCACGTCTCCGACGCCATAGTCGCCGCCACAAACGAGATCGCTGGCTCCAGCAAGGGCATATCGAACACCCCGCTGACTCTGGTTGTCAAGAAAGACGGCGTCCCAGACTTGACCATGGTCGACTTGCCCGGAATCACGAGAGTGCCCGTGCACGGCCAGCCCGAGAACATCTACGAGCAGATCTCGGAGATGATCATGGAGTACATTAAGCCTGAGGAGAGCATCATCCTCAATGTCTTGTCTGCCACCGTCGACTTCTCCACTTGCGAGTCCATAAGAATGTCTCGA ATGGTGGACAAGACCGGCAAGAGGACTCTGGCCGTCGTCACAAAGGCTGATAAATCTCCGGAGGGCTTGCAGGAGAAGGTGTTGGCCGATGATGTCAATATAGGACTTGGTTATGTGTGTGTGAGGAACAGGATCGGCGACGAGACCTATGAAGAAGCGAGGAGGGAAGAGGCGAAGCTGTTCGACACGCACCCTCTGCTGTCCAAGATCGACAAGTCCATCGTTGGTGTGCCCGTCTTGGCGCAAAAGCTGACGCAGATTCAAGCCACCATTATGGCCAAGAGCTTGCCGGAGATCGTCAGGAAGATCAACGACAAGCTGAACGCGAGCGTGGCCGAGCTCAACAGGATGCCCACGACTCTGTCCTCCGTTGCGGAGGCCTTGACGACTTTCATGCGGATCATGGGATCGGCGAAGGAGTCGCTTAGGAAAGTCCTGCTGAGAGGCGAGTTCGACGACTACCCTGAGGAGAAGGACATGCACTGCACGGCCAGGCTGACGGACATGCTGAACAAATACTACGATGAGCTTCAAAAGTGCCCGGAGAACGACCCCCGGACTAACTTCTTGGTGGAGGAACTAGAGGTCTTGGAAGAGGCCAAAAGGATCGGACTCCCGAACTTCCTTGCTCGCTCATCCTTCCTCATCCTTTTGCAGCGGAAGCTGAAGGCGATATCGAGCATGCCACTGGCTTTTGGGGTTCGCGCTTGGGACTACATCGAGGGAATTGTGATTCGGGAGTTGACGCGACACACGGAGAATTATCCTCAGCTGCAGCCTTGGATGAGAAGAGCAGCGACCGATCTGATCAACAAGATGAGGGAGAAGACGGCAAACAGGATGACGGAGATTGTCGAAATGGAGAAGCTCACTGCCTACACTTGCGACCCTCAGTACCTGTCGGAGTGGACCAAGTTGATGACCCAGCAGACCCCGTTCATGCAGGTGATCAACGACGAGTATAAGTCCACCGTCATGGTCCTTGAGGGGATCGGGCGGGTCGACGTGCGCCATCTGAGGGATCACAAGCAGCTGGTTCAGGATGCGTTCGATCTGAAGATGAGGATGACCGCTTACTGGAACATCGTGCTCAGGAGGTTCGTGGACTCGATGGCACTGTACTTGCCGTTCAGCGTGCACAACTTGGTGAacaaggagatggagatggagattgtGGGCGAGCTGATCGGGCCCAATGGCAGAGGCCTCATCGAGAGGATGCTGGAGGAAGCGCCGTCGGTGGCGGCCAAGCGCGAGAGGCTGAGTAGGAGCATCAAACTGTTGAGGGAGTCTGCGGCGGTGGTGGCCAAGATCACAGACCGGATTGCTACAGATGGTGACTACAGTGATTAG
- the LOC115748449 gene encoding protein TRIGALACTOSYLDIACYLGLYCEROL 3, chloroplastic isoform X1, producing the protein MISMSGSLLLPLSLSSDSPRRVGFSFSRTSALDSRCSGQRNVVCGCMAPPTNLRSDGFSATEYDDPSKLGKMGIVREHKDDSDVLIECRDVHKSFGEKHILRGVSFKIRHGEAIGIIGPSGTGKSTVLKIIAGLLAPDKGEVFIRGRKRAGLISDEEISGLRIGLVFQSAALFDSLTVRENVGFLLYENSNMHEDKILELVTETLAAVGLKGAEDRLPSELSGGMKKRVALARSIIFDTTKDSIEPEVLLYDEPTAGLDPIASTVVEDLIRSVHLKGEDAVGMPGKITSYVVVTHQHSTIQRAVDRLIFLYEGKIVWEGMTHEFTSSANPIVRQFASGSLDGPIKY; encoded by the exons ATGATTTCCATGTCGGGTTCTCTGTTGCTACCTCTTAGTTTGTCCAGTGATTCTCCTCGGCGTGTTGGGTTTTCCTTTTCGAGGACGAGTGCCTTGGATTCGCGTTGCAGCGGGCAAAGGAATGTGGTTTGTGGGTGTATGGCCCCTCCTACGAACCTGAGAAGCGATGGATTTTCAGCAACCGAATACGAT GATCCAtcaaaattagggaaaatggGCATAGTCCGGGAGCACAAGGATGATTCAGATGTCCTTATTGAGTGTAGAGATGTGCACAAGTCGTTCGGCGAGAAGCATATATTAAGGGGTGTGAGCTTTAAG ATTAGACACGGTGAAGCTATTGGAATAATTGGTCCTTCTGGCACTGGGAAATCTACGGTTTTGAAGATTATCGCGGGACTACTTGCCCCAGACAAG GGAGAAGTTTTCATTCGAGGTAGGAAGCGAGCTGGTCTCATCAGTGACGAGGAGATATCTGGTCTGCGAATAGGATTG GTATTTCAAAGTGCTGCACTTTTTGATTCCCTCACCGTTCGGGAAAATGTTGGTTTTCTATT ATATGAAAATTCCAACATGCATGAAGATAAAATCTTGGAGCTTGTGACAGAGACCTTGGCTGCTGTTGGATTGAAG GGAGCTGAGGATCGATTACCCTCTGAATTGTCTGGAGGGATGAAGAAACGTGTTGCTTTAGCTCGGTCTATTATTTTTGATACCACAAAGGATTCAATAGAACCAGAG GTACTCTTGTATGATGAACCAACAGCTGGGCTTGATCCTATTGCATCCACTGTGGTTGAAGATCTTATCCGATCTGTGCATTTGAAAGGTGAAGATGCAGTTGGAATGCCTGGGAAGATAACGTCATATGTGGTTGTCACTCATCAGCACAGCACCATCCAAAGAGCTGTCGACAG GTTGATTTTTCTTTACGAAGGAAAGATAGTCTGGGAAGGAATGACTCATGAGTTTACGTCGTCGGCAAATCCAATCGTTCGGCAG TTTGCTTCAGGAAGCTTGGACGGTCCAATTAAATATTAG